The region TGACATCTCGATGCGCAAATTTTCGTCTGGCTAGTACAACTATTGTCGGGCTGGGAGAAGTGTGGACGCGGATTGGGAGTGGGTTGGACTTTCAGGGAGGTGGGCGTGGCTCTGTTCGGGTGCGATTTGAGATTCGGGACTCGGGATCAGTAGCTGTTGAAGGCACGGCTGTAGTGCTTGGCGGAAACACTTCCCAGGCGCTGCACGGCCGACTCCTTCCTGTATCCCGGTGGCATCCCGATGTCGTTGTGCTCCACGGGGGCTTCGGTGGCCACCGGCTTCTTGGGGCCCCGCTTTTCGCCCAGCACACTCCTGCCGCGTGCCTTGCTATCCGCTTCCAGGCGAGAGTCACTCCGCGATGTCATCTTGAGCAGCGAGTGACTGGGCGACGGCCAGTTGGACGGCTTGGAGGCACTCGGCTCGTCCCTGGCGTCGTCCTCATCTTCATCATGCAGCCGCTCCGCGGCAGCAGACTCCCGATGTCCGCCGAAAAACCGGGGCGCGGCCTGTCGGTCCACGCCCTGCCTGGCGATGCCACGCCTCCTGCGCGTGTCCCGAGGCTCCGACATGGCCCGCGGACGCTGATTGAGCTGCGGCGTCGGATTCACCGACTCCACAACCTGCTTCTGATTCCCCCTCGCCGACCTGCGGAAGCCGGCGTACTTCTGGTTGATCACCTGCTGGGAGGCGCTTATCTGGACCGAATTGTCGGTCCCATCGTAGTGGAGCTCATCCAAACGTGGCTGCCCAGCCTTGCGGCGACTCCTGCCTCCTCCGAGGAAGGCCTGTTTGAGGAACTCGCGCTCCGCCTTGGGCTGCTCGTACCAGGAGTCCGGCTCGGCGGCGTTCGCCGCGGATTTCTTGAGACCCCTGGCCACCGTGATATCCGGTCGCACTGCCCGAACCAGGGACACGTCCATCAGCAGATCCTCCGGCTTCTCCTCGACGGCTGCCTTGGGGCGGTGCCAGCTGGTCTGCGGACGCAGCTCGCTACGCTGCTCCGAGATCCTATCCTTGGCATTGGGGGTGTGCATCTCAAACCGGGGTCCGGAACTGAACTGCGTCAGCGGTGGAGGAGCCTTTGTGAGAGCCTCGCGGTTGCGGGTGGTGTGGCCCATGACCATCTGGCGGCGACGTGGCCTCATCTGGCGATCCTCCTGCCCTTCGGACTGGGCACCCGACGCACTGTTGCTGCCGCTCACGCTTCCGCCGCTGGCGGACGGGTTGGAGAGGTTCTTGAGGGGCCGCGGATGCTTCCAGCCCTGCATAGGATCAACGGGTTGGTTCCGCGGCCTTTGGGTCATCTGCTCGCGGAAGTCGCGCACCGCCTGGCGACCCGGATCGCAGTTGAGCATGTCGCGCGTCTCGGCGTCCACCACCATCAGTTCCTCCTGGATGGACTGGCTGATGTCCCTGGCCGCCTGCGAGGCCATGCCCTTGCCGAATCCCGAAGCCTGTTTGTAGCGCCGCTGGGTGGCAGACAACGACGCCTTGGTCTGGGGCGGCAGGTCCTCCTGGTCCGAGtactcctcctcgtcctcctcctgctcctggtgCTGCGAGCGGCCGTGCAGGTTGCTCGAGGAGGAGAAGAGCCGCGTCTTGCCGTAGATCTTGTAGGGCGCCACCTTCGAGGGCCCCAGACTGTGGGCCATGCCCTGCATCTGGTTGACCAGAGTCTTCTTCACCCCCACGATCTTGCGCACCCGGCTGCGCTCGAAGTTGTCGGGCTGCGCCTGGGCGGGCCTGGACCACTGGTTCAGCTGGCCCATGCTCTGCACCACAAACGGCCTGCCGCAGGTGTGGTAGAAGCAGCGCATCTGCAGGCTCGCGCCCCGCTGGGCCAGCTTGCCCAGGCTGCACTGGTGGCTACTCATTCTGGCTACCTACTCACGGACAATTTTAGCAAAGCCTCCGAAGACGAAGAACGCTTCCCCACGGTCTACGGGTGGAACTCACTTCACGGATACGAGTGCCGACCAACGAAAAGAAGCGAACGACGAAACACGGAATAAAACCCGGCTGGGCTagaaaaatacgaattttaCTTTGGGGAGCTCTGTACTCCTAGGGaacgaaataaaacaaagactGGCGACGAAATGAAACTGATCAACGGCCCGCCGGGTGAAACCCGATGAAGGCAAACGCAACGCCTGCTTCCCTGGCCGCTTTCAAGACCTATTTGGCAAATAAGCCCCTCAGCTAACCGAGTTGTCAAATTAATTCTGAAGACAAGGCACTCATTTTTGAAGGCTATTagaattatcaaaaaaattcTACAAAGAGTACAACAAAATTATGGGAGAACTTATGTTAACAACGGAATAGAACCATCTAGATCATCCCGATCTTACTGAAAAACTGCGCTGATGACGTCTTTTGTGAGGGTGGTGGAACTTTCCCAACTTTTCGTGCAATCCCATGACGGACAACCGTTCGCCTGAGGCTTCTTCGAGGAACTAACCACTATCACCCCCAAACTGGGTATTTGAGTCAGCCTAGTCTAATTTCAGTGCAATCTAATCTGAAGAAATCTCTGTTTCTGATCGGCCAAAGCTGTTTATGTCACCACCGATTGATAGCAGCAAGGCTTCACCCTCATGCGAAATTCGGTCTGGCGCTCTGACTAACTTTTCGGACTTTGTTTTGCATAGGCAATAGACTGTATTTGCTATTGTCGCAGGGTGTGACAATTTCGACATGACAGCGTGTGAACGTCAATGGTTGTGCTAATTGTCTGCGCCGCGTCCAAGTACGAATTACCAGAACAAACTCCCTAATTCAGGTGCTTTGGTATCAGCTTGGCCTGTGGAGGAGCCAGTTTGCAGACAGCACCCGCACAGCGGCGACATCCACACCTGCGCTCTATTCAGACGTGAGATCATTCGCATCACCGAAGCCATCTTGAATCAAGGCAACTCTCGACCGACTCTCCGGCTTCAGTGGCCGTGCTTCAACCATTAGCAGGTCTAAGGCCAAAACAAACCCACTCGCAAAATACTACAGCGATTATATCACGAAAGTAATTTGGAAAATGTGCAGCTAGCAGGTTGGACTCGGCGTCGCAGTAGGGGGCTTGATTAAATCTCGATCTCGCCGGTGATTGATTAGCTTTCGGCCACACACTCGAGTTGAAGAACCCCGAGTGGCGTCGAGTGGCGACACACTAGACTTCCAGCCAATTAGGAAGGAACTCCCGAGCAACCCCACTAGACAGCTGTGCGACGACCTCGCCGGCAATTAGTCTGATATGAGATCTGCGATAGTCAGATAGTCGCCGGAGCCGAGCTGCTGGGGAGGTCGCCGAGAGATCCGAGTGGGAGTGTGTGTTTCAGCGGCCAATTTGGGTCAGCGAAACAGATCGGAAGCCCATTTTGATCGCCAGACACCGCCAATTTCGTGTTGGTGCCGTTTTGCGACGCCCAGTGGGACAAAAGAGTCCGGTAAGTGAGGCGTGACTGCGATTTGCAGGGGCCACCACAATTAGGTAGCAGAACGCAATTTCGCAGCACAAAAACGAGTATACAGCGATTTTTAACGCACTTCAACGAGGGTCAGGTCCGAGTCGCAGATCGGAGCGGGGTGCTCAACCGGCAGAGCCAAAGTCAAACGTCAATGACAGCCTGGCTGGCTTATACACATATGAATACCGCATATAGGCTTTATTATATTTGCCGAGCACTCCAAACACGAGCTCAGCTCAGCCCGAGGTGCGCCTAACTGTCGAGCGTAAACAGCCGAATAAACCTTTGAAGTTATTGAAAACCGTATTGGACAGCTGGGAAATCACATGAGTCATGTGTTCGTGCCGCACTAATGATGCTTTTACCTCGCGGTCGAGTCCATGGCTGACAATCAATTCGCACATCTTCATGTAGATTTTGTCACTTTCGGCTCGATTCAGTTCAACCAGCCCGAGCTTCTCGAGATCACAggtggcgtatgcgcaatatcAAGTATCCGCCACTTGGGCACGTGCTCGGCACAGTTGATCGAAGCGGAATCCTTATCGTCCGTTGCCCCGGAGAATGCGGCTGGGTTGTGTGGCCGAGATGCTGCGGCGATTACTCCCCGACTTTACCGTCTTAACCACTTGACCGACTTTGGCGAAGCGTGTTTGAAAGCCAACTGCCAGCGGGTTCGGGCCAACCGTTTTTATTGGCCGCCAgcgaaatatatttattttccgctCGCTCAAATTAACTCAGCCCAAGTCGTGAGTTGCTCGGCGAAAGAGAGTAGCGAATGTATCTACGGAGAGGGCTTATATCGAGTTTCTGGCTTGGGAGATCGGGCCAGGGGaatacaataaaatgtattcaaaatAATGGATGGTAACAAATGGCTCACGCCGAGTTCTCTCGTTTAATCTCTCAACTGAAACAATACCGCGTAGCGGTTTCATATTAGTTTGTCTGAAAAGTGtgttgaaaatataaaaaaactgtATAGGGACTTTCCAAAACTAATTTGGGAAGAACCCAAAAACCACAATTTTTTAACTCTATTCAAAGAAATTTGGTGAATTGCGAAACCCCTATCTTCACATCAAATTTAGAACTATTCCtttgtttttcgcttttcaTCAGAACCTAGTTTACGATCAGGTTTTTATAATTGCCTAGCTAGTGACAAGATTTGTTATTACTACTGCGATTTGTGTCACTTTGTTGCTGGGGAGACTGTGATTGCCTTACCGACATTGGCCTGATAAGTGCGCTAGCCTAGTGGTCGCGCTCCACGAGCATAAATTAAACCTCTGGAGACTGTTATCTCTACGATGTTGGCCAGAAATCATCACAAACCACTTTGCCTGCATCTGAAAATCGGTAGCACTGCGGATAAGATCTATATGGTCGCCATATACAAGCAATTAGTGTTTACGACCTCTTGTTCTGCCAAGAGTCGCGAAAACAATCGCACAGGGAGGAAAATAATTCCCAGGGGAGTTCACCCTGCACTGTAGTCACGACAAGGTTGAGTTTCAGTTGGCCGGAGGTATTTGCACAACAAGATTTGcaatttgttttcgttttctgGGCGATGCAGATAAGATAGCTCACCCCACCACCGGCTatctatttttaataatttggaGCTCATTATAATTGAGTGGCAGCGGCTTTGGAACTGATTTCCAGCGAATCTCGCGGGGCCATCGTTTCTTGTGAAGGCAAGACTTGATATTAGACTGTCCTTGTGCTGGGACGATGGTCTTTAAGTGTCTTGTGGCTGTTTTGCCATGGTATGAACGCATTACTTTGACCATTTCAAGAACCGAAAACGTAAGGAAACTTAACTTAGTCCAAAGTTTTTGGTTAGCTAATGAACCATTTAAGGAACTGCACACTTATGAGAACACGTACTTCGACTTGGGGAACGGCGGCGAACATGTTCCGCAACGGTTGTGCAGCAACTGGTTTCTCCGGGCCCAAAAAGTCAAAAGTGCCATGGCAGACAGTCAAAGGCGAAGAACCGGCCCCAAACAAAAAGAAGCCAAAGGCAGTGGCCAAAGAGAAGAGGAGCCAGCGGAGAGAGCTCACCGGGCAAACGGGTATTGAGACCTGATAGCCGCGAAAGGGGGCGAAGCAAAGGGGCTAAAACAAAGAACAGCGGACGCGGCAAAGTGGTAGTGGGTATGCAAAAGTAGGTATGCTGGCTGGGAATTCTCGGGTGCATGGCAGGGGCTGAGGGCTGAGGGCTGGGATGGGTGGTAATTGAGGTGTGCGAGAGGCCTGGCTTGGGGAAGGTGCGAATGATCGGAATATCTCAGCATACGAGACTTCATAACAATCCACTTCACAGCAACGATCAAGGGTTTGAAAACCTAGCTTATTAGTACCAAAACACGATTACCCCTCTGGCAGTTCGTATTATTTCTAATACTTCCTTATTGGGGCTCCTTATGACTGCCCATAAAAACAATGTTTTGCTTCGCTCCAAAGAAGATTGTAAGGCAGTTCAGCTGGGAAGACGTGCAAACTAGCGTTTTCTCCACTTTGGCCAACAAGTTTCCCAGAACTCGGTGTGCAACGCAAACTTGCACGGGAACTATTATTAGAGCGTGGAGGCTAAAACATACTTATGTGCATATGTGAGTGCCGGGCAAAAGCGTATCTACTCCCTAAGGAAACCTAAAACCCTGATAACCCAATTATAGCGAGCTGTTTCTTTTTCCTGGTCTTACTGCACAGCTATCGCTTCGTTTACTCCAACCTTCTGCTCTCCGTGCCAAAGCGACTTATCAGCACTTGTTATTTTCTACTTCCCTCCACTTGTTTTGCCGAAATGCATTAAAACAGCGAGGCGAAGCAGTGGTGCGCAATTTGTCACTTTGCAGTTCGTCTGGTTTTGCATCTCGGTTTTCTCCCTGCTAGTTGTTTACACCTCCAAGCAAACATTAGGTTGGCTTCACAGAATAGGCCGGGTTAGTTATCATGTGTTGTGAGGTCACACCGTCGGCCCAAACAGGCCAGTATTTGCCAGAGATAAGCGGAGACTGGGGAATCATCCGACTTAGAAGGGTGCCAAGTGATTGCCTCCACGGCGAGGTTCCTCCGGAGAGATCATTGACCCGGGGCAAACGCCAAAGTTCGAGACGCCGAACCCCGGCCCCATTTGCGTCTAATTATGATGCCATAATAGTGGCAAAGCAGTTCAAGCAATTAACTCGGCGCTCACTCGGGCCCTAAGTGGTTTGTAATAGGAGAAACGTGTGCGATAATAGCGCCTATAGTAGTGTAACCCCTATATTCTTGACACTAATTGTTCCGCACTGGGCTACAAAGTAATTAAGCTTAAGGGTATTAAGTTGTATTCTAAATAAACCCTACAGCAAATATAAAACTGCATTTAAAACCCTCAAAAACCCAGAGCTTAGAACACATTTCTTAGCAAGAACCCATTCTACACCCATCTGCATATTCTAGTTACTGGTGTTTGACTAACTTCTCCTAAATTAGTTCGTTCTGCTGGGTCGTCAACCCATAGTATTTATTAATAGGTTTTTAGACGAGTCCCATACATGGACTCACCGTTTCGTGCATCTCGCCACTCTCGTCGAGCAGTGCCTCCAGACTTTGGTCGTCCTTGGTGGGCGACAGGGGCGGCGTGGGCGCGCGGTTCTTGGCCGCCAGGAGGGAGCGGGGCAGCAGGTGGCGCCCGTAGTGCAGGTAGAGGTAGCGACCCCACCGGCGGCCGGCCAGCCCGCACACGGCCAGGAGGgcgaaaatggaaatggcgaACCACATGTTGCTGAGGGCCAACAGTGGTGGGCGAAGGAACAGCGGTGGCAACAGCTGAAAAAGCTCTTGCTCGCGGGTGGCACACTTTTCGGGCTAGCACTGTGCGGTAGCTTTGGCGCTCGCGCTCCACATATCGCCTcgctctctctccctctctctttcGCTTTTCTGAATGGTCTTGTGACCCACGAGATTTGCCTTCAGCTTTTTCCCCGTTTGTTTGCGTTTCTGTTGTCGCCACCGCTTTTATCACGCTCCACGCCTTCCCCGCTCCGTTTTTCCAATATTGCCTTTCAGCCTTTCTTCgttacacgttgatacttggCTTCCTAGCAAGAGCACCCAAACTGTTTACTTTTCACCGGGATTTCCACAGATGTTTCTTCGTTTATTTAGTGTTCTAATATTTCACAATAAAAGCTCCTTTTCGGGGCGGCTCAGTGTGTTTTCAAACAAGTTGCTCGACCGACTGAAACTTATCGGACTCTCTTTGGACCCCAGAAAAAACAGGTCTCTGCTAACTCGCTACCTCTGTACATTTCCGTTAACAGCTCTGTTGGGCGCGAAGTTAACATCAACAGTGTTGCGGCCCATGCTGCTGCAACATGTGTCCGGGAGCACTCCAACTGGAagttgcgtatacgtaatttgtatttttgtgcgATAATTTATTGGCGACTGCAAATTGCCAAGCTAGAAATGCGGCATGAGCTGTCTTTGCTTCTTTTTCAGGCCCTCCCGTGGCACGTGAGTGTATGTTTTATTCCTCTTTGCTTTGCTTTGTTATTCTTCGGAATTTCATACTGTGACCGCTGCATCTGCGCTTGGCCAAGGTTTCCCTAATTTTTCGGTTAAATGCGTCTTCTTACCAACAGGCTTCGCGTAAATAATTTAAGCTCTGTGACTATTTCGACAGCAGTTTTAAATTAAGATGGTACAGGCAGATCCCTAGCTTCACTTTCTGAAGTTTGACTGTGGTAAGCGCCTTACAGAAACCGGAGGAAGAAGGGCCAAGCGGCCGAGACGGCGACCATTACTAAACGGATTTGTGGGCGTGTTAAAAGCGGCAATCGCATCAGCAGGTCAGTTAAACACAAACATGAAAACAACATGAGCCGCATTCTAATTAGCTACGCAGCAAACCGGTTAAAGTATGTTTTTCAAACCGCGTAAACAAGCCCCTCAAACCTCGGAGTTGGGTACTTAAGAGTGTACTGAAACCGGAATCGCCGTTCCGAACATTGCTCTACTTTGGAATGCATTTGGTTTTTAAAGAGACCAATCGACGCGAACCGGTTAAAAACGGATAAGTCTTCGAATTGCCCTTGCTTTGGAGTCCACAGATGGTTTCGATCACATGATCGTATCAAAGATTGAGCTTGCATCACCCACAAACGGCTGATTTATGGCTTATGATCTCGAAGCTGGGTCGAGATACTCGTAATTAAGTTCCAACCGGTTGATATGGGAATCTAGTTGAAAGACTTTTAGAATGAGCCGAGGGACTTGTTATATGGTGGCAGCTGTGAGGTCTTCGTTGAATTCAACTaggatatatttttgatcacaaaataaatttcatattttattcatCTGAGATTGTGTATTTTTGGCACTCCGCGCTCCCCAAATGTTGTTAACAAGTTGGTTGACCTCTTTTGCGGCGCTTccaattcaatttttgtaatacACTGAAATTGACTGAAGGCAATTACTTTTTGGCGACCCCAATGATGAAACAATCACGTGTCTGCGGGTATCTGTGCATCGCAGCCGTAGATGTGTGCgatttgatttgtttgtttatgtgGGCCGATGTGTGGCCATTTGTCAAATGTTCGCTGGCACGGGCACAGGTAACGCCCTCTCGATTCGCCAGGTAGCGGGTTTTGTATCACAAAAAACATGTTCATAGTGGGGCAACAACTGCAGTTAGATGCTGGTAACTCGATATCCCGACTCACGGGACCAGAAACGGCAACTCGAAAGTCTGTGGAAGCCTTCACTCAGCACTGCAGTTCCTCTGCATAATCTACACTTAAAGTGGGAGGAGCAAGAGgtcaacaaaataaatatatcagATTATGAAATCTAGTCTGATCCACAGAGTAACTAAGtttctgaatttttaataattttatctAAAACTGAAAACAAACTTTAGAATAGATAGCTCTGAAATCGCGCGACATTCCTAGCGTTTAAAGTTCAAACTAGTTTTTGCCATCAGCATCTTTCAGAACCCCTCTTTTCTC is a window of Drosophila biarmipes strain raj3 chromosome 3R, RU_DBia_V1.1, whole genome shotgun sequence DNA encoding:
- the LOC108032881 gene encoding uncharacterized protein LOC108032881, which produces MSSHQCSLGKLAQRGASLQMRCFYHTCGRPFVVQSMGQLNQWSRPAQAQPDNFERSRVRKIVGVKKTLVNQMQGMAHSLGPSKVAPYKIYGKTRLFSSSSNLHGRSQHQEQEEDEEEYSDQEDLPPQTKASLSATQRRYKQASGFGKGMASQAARDISQSIQEELMVVDAETRDMLNCDPGRQAVRDFREQMTQRPRNQPVDPMQGWKHPRPLKNLSNPSASGGSVSGSNSASGAQSEGQEDRQMRPRRRQMVMGHTTRNREALTKAPPPLTQFSSGPRFEMHTPNAKDRISEQRSELRPQTSWHRPKAAVEEKPEDLLMDVSLVRAVRPDITVARGLKKSAANAAEPDSWYEQPKAEREFLKQAFLGGGRSRRKAGQPRLDELHYDGTDNSVQISASQQVINQKYAGFRRSARGNQKQVVESVNPTPQLNQRPRAMSEPRDTRRRRGIARQGVDRQAAPRFFGGHRESAAAERLHDEDEDDARDEPSASKPSNWPSPSHSLLKMTSRSDSRLEADSKARGRSVLGEKRGPKKPVATEAPVEHNDIGMPPGYRKESAVQRLGSVSAKHYSRAFNSY